TTCAAAGCTTTTAAAATCAACAACTACTGGTTTTGGTTTAATAAAAGATGCAATATCAATACCAAATTCACGCTTATATTCCCTTTGCATAGACTTAAAAATGCTACTACTGTATATATCCATTTACTTATCCTTCAAACTTAAATCTACTCTCATCTAAGTCTGCGATTTTGAGTTTCTTCATTGTTTCATAACATAACTTCATTGTTTTATCTTCTTTCTCACGTTTTAAATCTTTAAGCTTAATTTTCTTATCTTGAAGTTCTCTACTATTTCCTTTCTTTTTACTCATTTTAATCTCTCTCTCCAATAGATCTATTTCTTCTATACAATCCTCAAGTTCCAATTCTAAATAATTGTTAAATGCCTTCATAAACTTAAGTCCAAGTTGACTTTTGGCTATACTAAATTGACTCTTAAGTTCACGTGCTTTAGCATTTGTCTCGAGTACTCGATCTAATATACTATTAAGAGTAGTTTTACAAATAGTTACTTTACTTTCACTAAAAAATTCCTTTGGATTATCTTTGATATTTTCCCATTTTTGTCTCATTTTACTTACATTAGCTCGTGAAACACCAAGTTCTTTCGCTATTTCAGTATCATTTAATCGACCTTCATCAAAATACATGGCATAATCTTCATATGCCCTCTTTACTTTATTCATATCTCTTCAACCTTATAATTTAACAAAAATTAATTTTAGTTAACATAAA
The DNA window shown above is from Borrelia hispanica CRI and carries:
- a CDS encoding DUF603 domain-containing protein, which encodes MNKVKRAYEDYAMYFDEGRLNDTEIAKELGVSRANVSKMRQKWENIKDNPKEFFSESKVTICKTTLNSILDRVLETNAKARELKSQFSIAKSQLGLKFMKAFNNYLELELEDCIEEIDLLEREIKMSKKKGNSRELQDKKIKLKDLKREKEDKTMKLCYETMKKLKIADLDESRFKFEG